The Arachis ipaensis cultivar K30076 chromosome B05, Araip1.1, whole genome shotgun sequence nucleotide sequence TCCATCCTAGGGGTCAAAGCTTCAAAAAAGGAGGATATGCACCTCAAGGACAAGGAGGTTTTAGGAAGAACACTCAGACTCAGTTTCAGTATGCTAAGGAGagaggaaatcagagtaagaATTCTCCGGATTTGAATTGTGTACGTTGTGGGCGTTTCCATCTTTATGATTCATGCAAAATTGGTTTAGGTGGTTGTTTCAATTGTAGGTTGCCTGGCCACATTGCGAGAGAGTGCACTCATGGGAGGAATCAGAATGTGGGCCAGAGTCAGCATCAAGGTCGAGTCTTTGCTGTGAATGCCAAGGATGCTTCCAAGGTGGATCCAttgatgagaggtatatgtcTAATTGGTGATAAGTCCTTAGttgcattatatgatactggagcttcgcaTTCGTTTATTTCATTTGCTAAAGTTGAGGAACTAGGCTTTAAAGTGTCATAGTTACCTTTTGATCTGCATGTACATACTCTGCATTAGAcagttatgactaggtcaggttgtaTACAAGTAGGTTTCAAACTTGAGAGTAGAGattttgtgcatgatttgatctGTTTACCAAATGATTTTATggtttgattggttgtcgaagAATTGAGTTTTGCTGGACTGTTTTGAACAGACAATTCGATTTATGCCGGAAGGAGAGAATAGAGCAGTGGTAGCTACGGGAtattacctgaactctgtaatggtgGAATGTAGCGGGGAggagtgtcagggttatattcTGTTGGCTGCTAATGCATTGGGTGATGCCCAGAACTTAGCTCAGATACCGGTGGTTAAAGATTTTCCAGAAGTATTCTCGGAAGATATCCCTGAGTTCTCACCTCAGAGAGAAATTGAATTTGTGATTGAATTGGTGCCGGGAGCTGGACCAGTGTCAATTGCGCCGTATAGAATGGATCTGATAGAGCTGCAGAGTTAAAaactcagttggaagagcttctaaATAAGAGGTTCATTTGATCAAGTGTATCACTGGTAAATGAGAATTTATGTCGGTTCGGAATTTAATCAAAACAAGAATCGAtttgttggtagcatagtccaaaccaacaacgaattctcaagatcaaatgttttaaatttaaatcaaaataaccgagagtaattaaacctcggttcgttctccctaggaatgcaaatgaaatgtttctctttcggttgtgaggAAAGAGGGGTGTTTTGTAAtcaaagaacgaaagattaaagaaactaagcaataaaagaactaagcaatgctcaaaattgtaattaatgcaagtaaaaaggaaatgagatcaaaactagtgaaaatgcaataaatgcaataaagaaccttgacttgggaatgagtatccaaggagtcctatcatcgccataaccacgactatggtaattatcatgagtcaatctcgcctagtcaaccccaaccatcaaggGGTAAGTCAAGCAAgaataattgaccttaatccataagtcctaaccaacttaccaaactagttgataaaaggctagcgtcaatggaaacaagagtcaactaactacccaagaattaccactaaatgtcggacattatgactctagtatcctaggaactcaaaccacaagccaaggtgggaaaatctactcaaaatctagagttggcattgtcacaaacaccttgtgtgcataaaagtaaaacatggNNNNNNNNNNNNNNNNNNNNNNNNNNNNNNNNNNNNNNNNNNNNNNNNNNNNNNNNNNNNNNNNNNNNNNNNNNNNNNNNNNNNNNNNNNNNNNNNNNNNNNNNNNNNNNNNNNNNNNNNNNNNNNNNNNNNNNNNNNNNNNNNNNNNNNNNNNNNNNNNNNNNNNNNNNNNNNNNNNNNNNNNNNNNNNNNNNNNNNNNNNNNNNNNNNNNNNNNNNNNNNNNNNNNNNNNNNNNNNNNNNNNNNNNNNNNNNNNNNNNNNNNNNNNNNNNNNNNNNNNNNNNNNNNNNNNNNNNNNNNNNNNNNNNNNNNNNNNNNNNNNNNNNNNNNNNNNNNNNNNNNNNNNNNNNNNNNNNNNNNNNNNNNNNNNNNNNNNNNNNNNNNNNNNNNNNNNNNNNNNNNNNNNNNNNNNNNNNNNNNNNNNNNNNNNNNNNNNNNNNNNNNNNNNNNNNNNNNNNNNNNNNNNNNNNNNNNNNNNNNNNNNNNNNNNNNNNNNNNNNNNNNNNNNNNNNNNNNNNNNNNNNNNNNNNNNNNNNNNNNNNNNNNNNNNNNNNNNNNNNNNNNNNNNNNNNNNNNNNNNNNNNNNNNNNNNNNNNNNNNNNNNNNNNNNNNNNNNNNNNNNNNNNNNNNNNNNNNNNNNNNNNNNNNNNNNNNNNNNNNNNNNNNNNNNNNNNNNNNNNNNNNNNNNNNNNNNNNNNNNNNNNNNNNNNNNNNNNNNNNNNNNNNNNNNNNNNNNNNNNNNNNNNNNNNNNNNNNNNNNNNNNNNNNNNNNNNNNNNNNNNNNNNNNNNNNNNNNNNNNNNNNNNNNNNNNNNNNNNNNNNNNNNNNNNNNNNNNNNNNNNNNNNNNNNNNNNNNNNNNNNNNNNNNNNNNNNNNNNNNNNNNNNNNNNNNNNNNNNNNNNNNNNNNNNNNNNNNNNNNNNNNNNNNNNNNNNNNNNNNNNNNNNNNNNNNNNNNNNNNNNNNNNNNNNNNNNNNNNNNNNNNNNNNNNNNNNNNNNNNNNNNNNNNNNNNNNNNNNNNNNNNNNNNNNNNNNNNNNNNNNNNNNNNNNNNNNNNNNNNNNNNNNNNNNNNNNNNNNNNNNNNNNNNNNNNNNNNNNNNNNNNNNNNNNNNNNNNNNNNNNNNNNNNNNNNNNNNNNNNNNNNNNNNNNNNNNNNNNNNNNNNNNNNNNNNNNNNNNNNNNNNNNNNNNNNNNNNNNNNNNNNNNNNNNNNNNNNNNNNNNNNNNNNNNNNNNNNNNNNNNNNNNNNNNNNNNNNNNNNNNNNNNNNNNNNNNNNNNNNNNNNNNNNNNNNNNNNNNNNNNNNNNNNNNNNNNNNNNNNNNNNNNNNNNNNNNNNNNNNNNNNNNNNNNNNNNNNNNNNNNNNNNNNNNNNNNNNNNNNNNNNNNNNNNNNNNNNNNNNNNNNNNNNNNNNNNNNNNNNNNNNNNNNNNNNNNNNNNNNNNNNNNNNNNNNNNNNNNNNNNNNNNNNNNNNNNNNNNNNNNNNNNNNNNNNNNNNNNNNNNNNNNNNNNNNNNNNNNNNNNNNNNNNNNNNNNNNNNNNNNNNNNNNNNNNNNNNNNNNNNNNNNNNNNNNNNNNNNNNNNNNNNNNNNNNNNNNNNNNNNNNNNNNNNNNNNNNNNNNNNNNNNNNNNNNNNNNNNNNNNNNNNNNNNNNNNNNNNNNNNNNNNNNNNNNNNNNNNNNNNNNNNNNNNNNNNNNNNNNNNNNNNNNNNNNNNNNNNNNNNNNNNNNNNNNNNNNNNNNNNNNNNNNNNNNNNNNNNNNNNNNNNNNNNNNNNNNNNNNNNNNNNNNNNNNNNNNNNNNNNNNNNNNNNNNNNNNNNNNNNNNNNNNNNNNNNNNNNNNNNNNNNNNNNNNNNNNNNNNNNNNNNNNNNNNNNNNNNNNNNNNNNNNNNNNNNNNNNNNNNNNNNNNNNNNNNNNNNNNNNNNNNNNNNNNNNNNNNNNNNNNNNNNNNNNNNNNNNNNNNNNNNNNNNNNNNNNNNNNNNNNNNNNNNNNNNNNNNNNNNNNNNNNNNNNNNNNNNNNNNNNNNNNNNNNNNNNNNNNNNNNNNNNNNNNNNNNNNNNNNNNNNNNNNNNNNNNNNNNNNNNNNNNNNNNNNNNNNNNNNNNNNNNNNNNNNNNNNNNNNNNNNNNNNNNNNNNNNNNNNNNNNNNNNNNNNNNNNNNNNNNNNNNNNNNNNNNNNNNNNNNNNNNNNNNNNNNNNNNNNNNNNNNNNNNNNNNNNNNNNNNNNNNNNNNNNNNNNNNNNNNNNNNNNNNNNNNNNNNNNNNNNNNNNNNNNNNNNNNNNNNNNNNNNNNNNNNNNNNNNNNNNNNNNNNNNNNNNNNNNNNNNNNNNNNNNNNNNNNNNNNNNNNNNNNNNNNNNNNNNNNNNNNNNNNNNNNNNNNNNNNNNNNNNNNNNNNNNNNNNNNNNNNNNNNNNNNNNNNNNNNNNNNNNNNNNNNNNNNNNNNNNNNNNNNNNNNNNNNNNNNNNNNNNNNNNNNNNNNNNNNNNNNNNNNNNNNNNNNNNNNNNNNNNNNNNNNNNNNNNNNNNNNNNNNNNNNNNNNNNNNNNNNNNNNNNNNNNNNNNNNNNNNNNNNNNNNNNNNNNNNNNNNNNNNNNNNNNNNNNNNNNNNNNNNNNNNNNNNNNNNNNNNNNNNNNNNNNNNNNNNNNNNNNNNNNNNNNNNNNNNNNNNNNNNNNNNNNNNNNNNNNNNNNNNNNNNNNNNNNNNNNNNNNNNNNNNNNNNNNNNNNNNNNNNNNNNNNNNNNNNNNNNNNNNNNNNNNNNNNNNNNNNNNNNNNNNNNNNNNNNNNNNNNNNNNNNNNNNNNNNNNNNNNNNNNNNNNNNNNNNNNNNNNNNNNNNNNNNNNNNNNNNNNNNNNNNNNNNNNNNNNNNNNNNNNNNNNNNNNNNNNNNNNNNNNNNNNNNNNNNNNNNNNNNNNNNNNNNNNNNNNNNNNNNNNNNNNNNNNNNNNNNNNNNNNNNNNNNNNNNNNNNNNNNNNNNNNNNNNNNNNNNNNNNNNNNNNNNNNNNNNNNNNNNNNNNNNNNNNNNNNNNNNNNNNNNNNNNNNNNNNNNNNNNNNNNNNNNNNNNNNNNNNNNNNNNNNNNNNNNNNNNNNNNNNNNNNNNNNNNNNNNNNNNNNNNNNNNNNNNNNNNNNNNNNNNNNNNNNNNNNNNNNNNNNNNNNNNNNNNNNNNNNNNNNNNNNNNNNNNNNNNNNNNNNNNNNNNNNNNNNNNNNNNNNNNNNNNNNNNNNNNNNNNNNNNNNNNNNNNNNNNNNNNNNNNNNNNNNNNNNNNNNNNNNNNNNNNNNNNNNNNNNNNNNNNNNNNNNNNNNNNNNNNNNNNNNNNNNNNNNNNNNNNNNNNNNNNNNNNNNNNNNNNNNNNNNNNNNNNNNNNNNNNNNNNNNNNNNNNaacccccggttctcataccatatctttcttgtgtttttcagatgcaggtcgcaacccacctcggtgagttgctttggctGGTGGCAGAAGCGGAGgttcttggattcttttggagtctttttagtttatcttgtttatacatctttcttttgtattttgttttgcctagaggcttacgtttgagagaacaaaacttgtataagctgttttcattgtatggttctgtatacctgtatatggctagccagcttaaactccgcgagtcgaggctagtttcctatgacattatatacttatattttgttgtatcttatctgtttcttgtgccttaagctaGTAGCTTTGTTAGTATGTTTTGACCTTTTGAAAGCCTattttgagctatatctttcatcgggcttctagattatattattgtttctatatattatacgtatgagctttagaactgtcgtaatctttggttaacctttgctttacgacgcgaggtaaatcTTAGGCTAAtcagggtgttacatttagtggtatcagagcggttcgtCCTCATGAGCCTGAGGGatagaccgattgtgcttcattgcatactctgtgtgtcttttctttgatgctat carries:
- the LOC107640729 gene encoding uncharacterized protein LOC107640729, with translation MELMQLKQGFLSVADYTNKFEELCRFSRVCQDAPETYESWKCIKYQRGLKDSIMTAVAPMEIRVFSDLVNKARVVKEYAKTVAASKDTHGGGSSRGCGKDFHPRGQSFKKGGYAPQGQGGFRKNTQTQFQYAKERGNQSKNSPDLNCVRCGRFHLYDSCKIGLGGCFNCRLPGHIARECTHGRNQNVGQSQHQGRVFAVNAKDASKVDPLMRGICLIGDKSLVALYDTGASHSFISFAKVEELGFKVS